Proteins encoded in a region of the Halothiobacillus diazotrophicus genome:
- a CDS encoding chemotaxis protein CheW encodes MSQTEYNIRNPEALDDMGMEQTPVVLTRWVTFTVADEVYALNVLDVQEVLRAAEITPIPGAHPAIRGIINLRGNVVTILDARVFFSLPEKPFDDDSRIMVVELRTGEVAGIVVDSVAEVITLDEDDVNDAKRTSNDEGSEHILGVVPQSSDKGNDKLIILVDLKGLSDLSTK; translated from the coding sequence ATGAGCCAAACCGAATACAACATTAGAAATCCAGAAGCGCTCGATGACATGGGCATGGAGCAGACGCCGGTCGTTCTGACCCGTTGGGTAACGTTTACGGTAGCGGACGAGGTGTACGCCCTGAATGTGCTCGATGTTCAGGAAGTGCTCCGGGCTGCCGAGATCACGCCGATTCCCGGCGCCCATCCGGCGATTCGGGGCATCATCAATCTGCGCGGCAATGTGGTGACCATCCTGGATGCCCGAGTGTTCTTCTCGCTACCTGAAAAACCCTTCGACGACGACAGTCGGATCATGGTCGTCGAGTTGCGCACCGGAGAAGTGGCCGGGATCGTCGTCGATAGCGTGGCTGAAGTCATCACGCTGGACGAGGACGATGTGAACGATGCCAAACGCACGAGTAACGACGAGGGATCCGAGCATATTCTCGGCGTCGTCCCGCAGAGTAGCGACAAAGGTAATGACAAGCTGATTATTCTTGTCGATCTGAAGGGATTGTCCGATCTTTCCACGAAATGA
- a CDS encoding ParA family protein translates to MNIWAVANQKGGVGKTTTSVTLAGHLAQRGQRVLLIDIDPHGSMTTYFGMEPDAPGASVYSLFKAASEGRVLNPMRIIHPTAFESISLMPASTALATLDRQLGKQDGMGLVLKRALSTLTDQFDAVIIDCPPILGVTMVNALAAAHFLLIPVQTEFLALKGLERMLRTLTMVQRSRKFRLEYLIVPTMYDQRTRASRDTLQTLRDQYFGTVWTDVIPIDTLFREASRLGKPLSFLQPESRGSHAYAALLDWLLPHQRQSENMSKPAAGGQELDDHADSQVLGSTRSRVVEEILR, encoded by the coding sequence ATGAACATTTGGGCAGTAGCCAATCAGAAAGGGGGCGTGGGGAAGACCACGACCAGCGTGACCCTGGCGGGGCATCTCGCGCAGCGTGGACAGCGCGTGCTGCTCATCGACATCGATCCCCATGGTTCCATGACCACCTATTTCGGTATGGAACCGGATGCGCCCGGGGCCAGCGTGTATTCCCTGTTCAAGGCGGCCTCCGAGGGGCGGGTTCTGAACCCGATGCGGATCATTCATCCGACGGCGTTTGAATCCATCAGCCTGATGCCCGCCTCAACGGCGCTGGCGACGCTCGATCGGCAGTTGGGCAAGCAGGACGGTATGGGGCTTGTATTGAAGCGAGCCCTGTCAACCCTGACCGACCAGTTCGATGCCGTCATTATCGACTGCCCGCCGATTCTGGGCGTCACCATGGTCAATGCGCTCGCCGCGGCGCACTTTCTGTTGATTCCGGTTCAGACAGAATTCCTCGCCCTCAAGGGGCTGGAGCGGATGTTGCGCACCCTGACCATGGTGCAGCGCTCGCGGAAGTTCCGCCTCGAGTATCTGATTGTGCCGACCATGTACGATCAGCGGACGCGTGCCTCCCGCGATACCCTGCAAACGCTGAGAGATCAGTATTTCGGCACGGTATGGACCGATGTCATCCCAATCGACACTTTGTTTCGCGAAGCGAGTCGCCTTGGTAAGCCGCTGTCGTTCCTTCAGCCGGAAAGCCGGGGCAGTCACGCCTATGCCGCGTTGCTGGACTGGCTGCTTCCGCATCAGCGCCAGAGCGAAAACATGTCCAAGCCTGCTGCGGGCGGTCAGGAACTGGATGACCATGCTGATAGCCAGGTGCTCGGCAGTACCCGCTCCCGAGTCGTTGAGGAGATTCTGCGATGA
- the aroE gene encoding shikimate dehydrogenase: protein MAVSPKKYGVIGNPIGHSKSPLIHQAFARQTGIELSYAAILAPLDEFVATVTQFRQEGGRGLNVTVPFKHEAYAYCAELSDRARQAGAVNTLIFPDNDEAPVRGDNTDGVGLMRDLSYHDIPVKGRRVLLIGAGGAARGVLGPLCAAEPAEIRVANRRGETAVQLIRDYAEHEQVQTSVMLRACALDQFPEDELSFDLIINATSASLGGQRPAVPDTVFSPHTIAYDMAYGSEPTVFMTWAESLGARALDGLGMLVEQAAESFYQWHGVQPKTDEVRALLRHTLVNR, encoded by the coding sequence ATCGGCAACCCCATCGGTCACAGCAAGTCCCCGTTGATCCACCAGGCATTCGCCCGGCAGACGGGGATCGAATTAAGTTATGCGGCAATTCTTGCCCCGCTGGACGAATTCGTCGCCACCGTGACGCAATTTCGACAGGAAGGGGGGCGTGGGTTGAACGTCACCGTTCCCTTCAAGCATGAAGCTTATGCCTACTGTGCCGAACTCAGTGATCGTGCCAGACAGGCCGGTGCCGTCAACACCCTGATTTTTCCCGATAACGACGAGGCGCCGGTTCGTGGCGACAACACCGATGGCGTGGGACTGATGCGGGACCTGTCCTACCACGACATCCCAGTCAAAGGTCGGCGGGTCCTGCTGATCGGTGCCGGAGGTGCCGCACGCGGGGTGTTGGGCCCCCTATGTGCCGCAGAACCGGCCGAAATACGGGTTGCCAATCGCCGGGGCGAGACGGCAGTACAACTGATTCGGGATTATGCCGAACACGAGCAAGTACAAACATCTGTCATGTTGCGTGCCTGCGCCCTGGACCAGTTCCCAGAAGACGAACTGTCGTTTGATCTGATCATCAACGCCACGTCAGCCAGTCTCGGCGGTCAACGCCCAGCAGTGCCGGATACGGTGTTCAGTCCTCACACGATTGCCTATGACATGGCCTACGGGTCGGAACCCACCGTGTTCATGACGTGGGCCGAATCGCTCGGCGCGCGGGCATTGGATGGCTTGGGGATGCTGGTGGAACAGGCCGCAGAAAGCTTTTACCAGTGGCACGGCGTACAGCCGAAGACCGACGAAGTGCGCGCCCTGCTTCGCCATACGTTGGTCAATCGCTGA
- a CDS encoding chemotaxis protein CheW, with product MKSFHHASGEESLHFLVEQDAAIDDYLAGLLNDLGDTAMTATPSAVDPFLRKTNPVGLAIVTRSSVDDVERTGAAILSEHQEPRSTDRFDAPVDTLNLDLPEDADEEATDLPMLNAEPQSSVEALQSDAPHAEAPVVADSEPVTTMPIAFAEDESVLSIQEPVSVAPGSSEPVGPEIVPATKPWRIFAIGGVKVGLPISEIYDVLTSPSIEPLKGAPAHVAGTVLHQGRRRMVLSLASWFPGAVVATPHVILLGADGLWGVEVGHELMDLPWDESMTQWRSDDERAGARPWLAGVNRSAGVAFLTVPALRAALKSSR from the coding sequence ATGAAATCCTTTCACCATGCTTCCGGAGAGGAGTCCCTGCACTTTCTGGTAGAGCAGGACGCGGCCATTGACGACTACCTGGCCGGATTGCTGAATGATCTCGGCGATACCGCAATGACGGCCACACCCTCCGCGGTGGATCCATTCCTTCGAAAAACCAATCCGGTCGGCCTTGCTATCGTGACCCGTTCGTCGGTTGATGATGTCGAGCGAACCGGTGCCGCCATCCTGTCCGAGCACCAAGAGCCAAGGTCTACTGATCGATTCGACGCTCCGGTAGATACGTTGAATCTGGATCTGCCCGAAGACGCCGACGAAGAGGCGACGGATCTGCCGATGCTGAATGCCGAGCCCCAATCCTCGGTGGAAGCGCTTCAGTCGGATGCCCCGCACGCCGAAGCGCCGGTGGTTGCGGATAGTGAGCCTGTGACGACGATGCCGATCGCGTTTGCTGAGGATGAGTCCGTCTTATCGATTCAGGAACCCGTCTCGGTCGCGCCTGGATCCAGCGAGCCGGTCGGTCCGGAAATCGTTCCGGCGACGAAACCCTGGCGGATTTTTGCGATTGGCGGCGTCAAAGTCGGTCTCCCGATCAGTGAGATTTACGATGTATTGACGTCGCCGTCGATCGAACCGCTGAAAGGGGCACCTGCGCACGTGGCCGGCACCGTGTTGCATCAGGGGCGTCGGCGCATGGTGCTGTCATTGGCCAGTTGGTTCCCCGGCGCGGTTGTCGCGACGCCGCATGTCATTCTGCTGGGAGCCGATGGTCTGTGGGGCGTCGAGGTCGGTCACGAATTGATGGATCTGCCGTGGGACGAGTCGATGACGCAATGGCGTTCCGATGACGAGCGGGCAGGGGCTCGGCCCTGGCTTGCCGGCGTCAACCGGTCGGCCGGCGTGGCGTTCCTCACAGTACCCGCATTGCGGGCCGCCTTGAAGTCCAGCCGGTAG
- a CDS encoding DUF2802 domain-containing protein, whose protein sequence is MIVALLSLLFAARVSAKFKSSQANVRWLQGQLERIENEQGSIESALAGLGRHMDGFDQKLVQLSKRIEHTETRFASLVAQDDGDRSFAHALRLSAQGRVTMQELVDDFGLSESEAQLLLRINNPS, encoded by the coding sequence ATGATCGTCGCGCTGCTATCCTTGCTATTCGCGGCGCGTGTCTCGGCTAAATTCAAGTCGAGTCAGGCCAATGTGCGTTGGCTCCAGGGTCAACTGGAGCGTATCGAAAACGAACAGGGCTCCATCGAGTCCGCATTGGCTGGGCTGGGGCGGCATATGGACGGCTTTGATCAGAAGCTCGTCCAGCTTTCGAAGCGGATCGAGCATACGGAAACCCGCTTTGCGAGTTTGGTCGCCCAGGACGATGGCGATCGAAGCTTCGCCCATGCGCTTCGTCTGAGTGCCCAGGGCCGTGTGACGATGCAGGAATTGGTCGATGATTTCGGGTTGTCCGAAAGCGAAGCTCAGTTGCTCCTGAGGATCAACAACCCCAGTTGA